In one window of Tenrec ecaudatus isolate mTenEca1 chromosome 3, mTenEca1.hap1, whole genome shotgun sequence DNA:
- the LOC142443625 gene encoding translation machinery-associated protein 7-like, whose protein sequence is MSGREGGKKKPLKQPKKQNKEVDEEEKAFKQKQKEEQKKLEELKAKAAGKGPLATGGMKKSGKK, encoded by the coding sequence ATGTCGGGCCGCGAAGGTGGCAAGAAGAAGCCCCTGAAACAGCccaagaagcagaacaaggaggtggacgaggaagagaaggctttcaagcagaaacagaaggaagaacaaaagaaactggAGGAGCTAAAGGCGAAGGCTGCGGGGAAGGGGCCCCTGGCCACAGGTGGAATGAAGAAATCTGGCAAAAAGTGA